From Zavarzinella sp., one genomic window encodes:
- a CDS encoding pilus assembly protein produces the protein MMKILKKSHLNRPRSGAVAVEFAVVAPLLLLMLFGIFEYARFLFIYHVTNNACRDAARFAVCHTSGGTMPGEPDVITTQNIRDIVTFGQFNGTNYGTGMGGANNSLDNYTVNVFGVTPAHLTANPPNLDPAGKPAWDETAFQDKIAVQVTGDYRPMFPQLLGLNTVVPFRVTILMSSEAN, from the coding sequence ATGATGAAAATATTAAAGAAATCTCATTTAAATCGCCCACGTTCAGGTGCTGTTGCAGTTGAATTTGCAGTGGTGGCACCATTGTTATTGTTGATGCTGTTTGGCATCTTTGAATATGCCCGCTTCTTGTTCATTTATCATGTGACCAATAATGCCTGTCGCGATGCAGCACGCTTTGCGGTGTGCCACACATCGGGCGGTACGATGCCAGGTGAGCCAGATGTGATTACCACGCAGAACATCCGTGATATCGTGACTTTTGGGCAGTTTAATGGCACGAACTACGGCACTGGTATGGGTGGAGCAAACAACAGCCTCGACAACTACACAGTGAATGTCTTCGGTGTAACTCCAGCTCACTTGACGGCAAATCCCCCAAATCTGGATCCTGCTGGCAAGCCAGCATGGGATGAAACCGCATTTCAGGACAAAATTGCTGTGCAGGTTACTGGGGACTACCGACCGATGTTCCCGCAGTTACTGGGTTTGAACACGGTTGTCCCGTTCCGAGTCACCATTTTAATGAGCAGCGAAGCCAACTAG
- a CDS encoding pilus assembly protein, with protein MYLRRTNRTNRRRAAAAVEFAFVLPLLLLLIIGLWEFGRIIHVQTIMNNAAREAARLGAQAQIVNTFGSYTEIKFNTGTPNINDTVRAYLTGSGITDHTGLVVEFQFIEGDAYAPAPVGPGPDPRASVDPHKGVKNQRFRVRVTIPYDNVRWSTLTLINPTTLTAECQWQCLVDDPFTVNTVLPGWSP; from the coding sequence ATGTATTTGCGGCGAACAAACAGAACAAATCGACGACGGGCTGCTGCTGCCGTTGAATTTGCCTTTGTGTTACCCCTGCTTCTCCTACTGATTATCGGTCTGTGGGAATTCGGCAGAATTATCCATGTGCAGACAATCATGAATAACGCTGCACGTGAAGCTGCACGTCTGGGTGCACAGGCACAAATTGTCAATACCTTTGGCAGCTATACGGAAATCAAGTTCAATACCGGCACGCCGAATATTAACGACACAGTTCGTGCGTATCTTACCGGCTCTGGTATTACCGATCACACGGGATTGGTTGTCGAGTTTCAGTTCATTGAGGGCGATGCCTATGCCCCTGCCCCCGTCGGACCAGGTCCCGATCCGAGAGCCTCTGTTGATCCTCACAAAGGTGTGAAAAACCAACGGTTCCGTGTGCGTGTCACCATTCCCTACGACAATGTCCGTTGGTCGACTCTGACACTGATTAATCCCACTACGCTTACTGCAGAATGTCAGTGGCAGTGCCTGGTGGACGATCCCTTCACTGTTAACACTGTACTTCCTGGCTGGAGTCCATGA
- a CDS encoding GTPase domain-containing protein encodes MLPNQDEIPYRPVAIDAEALRVVVFGMPEAGKSTFLGASLYTSEVHDPAMAGYIVDLTSGLTELRRRLFAEIHRHTEDELISYPVNFVRAGDPATHGISVVLYDCDGRRAFDLLKGPQSIKQSQRVGNLADTVLRADAMILVLDGSSDFEFIENDIQIFLHFLNMLKEIRAKELFVTDFPVHLVLSKCDLVGGGQLDRTSWEDAVWHLTKEVAKRFHDFLSDSTRLPGFGKVVLHVHPTAIRLPQHLQVPGEPAGTYGISQAFRATVLDAYQFRQQRDRAKFRLRATLLTILSFFAGIILLAVTMSSFRPDDTTLVQSLESRVLAIQRGEPKPPIQRLEVNRLHSLFHNLSGIRSDPDFPKLSDSLQEFVRTRLQEAELYLSFVEGISKIPPPSQALSLKELAFIEEQLAALKGPEEFPDWQATPEVQGFFRWRTEVKEIKAVAYRYNDFYVNLENQSAFLLYRAGKLSENWLKQWQELQLTAENVPTSALPAEVLERVIRYTEIVPVRAAWNSNRQKLEQVHLIAGCFGVLHHTKVASPFPKDVGALPIKDFEVVTNLLQKNFPQHQSWRLELIPDAFQEQLRAAIRIRLNQGIESGRKLALNSWQAATNSGKEIPSDWPKIAKVLTSEDAEAWREVMKWLQRLLEPEAPLLLEEATTFVNSPEFTLEFAEVRLEVPERLLPESIRLDGNIAILHTSNSGKEDLVLSQIDTSSVSNQVRQYPLKSKERLIIKYIPGNDLEIIARFKGLKTGREYQFVWKADSRTYQFDCFYQTPTYFVTALGGDKPTPAMGVQLKVIDGKIPTIPALLPQLKKFPLN; translated from the coding sequence GTGCTGCCAAATCAAGATGAAATTCCTTATCGGCCGGTCGCCATCGATGCGGAAGCACTGCGTGTCGTCGTATTCGGTATGCCCGAAGCTGGCAAATCCACTTTTCTTGGTGCCAGTTTATACACTTCAGAAGTCCACGACCCAGCCATGGCAGGGTACATTGTTGATCTGACCAGTGGGCTGACGGAATTACGACGACGATTGTTTGCTGAAATCCACCGGCATACTGAAGATGAGCTGATTTCATATCCCGTGAATTTCGTCCGTGCCGGTGACCCCGCGACGCATGGAATTTCGGTAGTCCTTTACGACTGCGATGGCCGAAGAGCGTTTGATCTACTGAAAGGTCCACAGAGCATCAAACAGTCTCAACGCGTGGGCAATCTTGCGGATACGGTGCTGCGGGCAGATGCCATGATCCTGGTACTGGATGGTTCAAGTGATTTTGAATTCATTGAGAACGACATCCAGATTTTCCTGCATTTTCTGAACATGCTGAAAGAAATCCGGGCAAAAGAATTATTCGTTACGGATTTTCCGGTGCATCTGGTTCTCAGCAAATGTGATTTGGTTGGTGGTGGGCAACTTGATCGAACCAGTTGGGAGGATGCCGTCTGGCATCTCACCAAAGAAGTCGCCAAACGCTTTCACGATTTTCTCAGCGATTCAACCAGGTTGCCCGGCTTTGGCAAAGTTGTGCTGCACGTTCATCCCACAGCGATTCGCCTGCCTCAACACCTGCAGGTTCCGGGCGAACCAGCGGGGACGTACGGGATCTCACAGGCTTTTCGAGCCACCGTGCTGGATGCGTATCAATTTCGACAGCAACGAGACCGGGCTAAATTCCGCCTCAGAGCAACTCTTCTCACAATTCTTTCATTTTTTGCTGGCATAATTCTGCTCGCCGTAACGATGAGTAGTTTTCGCCCAGACGACACAACACTTGTGCAATCATTAGAATCTCGAGTGCTGGCTATCCAACGTGGGGAACCAAAACCACCAATTCAACGGCTGGAAGTAAATCGATTGCATTCGCTGTTCCACAATTTGTCGGGTATTCGTTCTGATCCTGACTTTCCTAAATTGTCGGATTCATTACAGGAATTTGTTCGTACGCGTTTACAAGAAGCCGAATTATATTTAAGCTTCGTTGAAGGAATTTCCAAAATTCCCCCACCTTCGCAAGCATTGAGTCTGAAAGAACTGGCCTTCATTGAAGAACAGTTAGCCGCACTTAAAGGGCCAGAAGAATTTCCGGACTGGCAAGCGACCCCAGAAGTGCAAGGATTTTTTCGATGGCGTACTGAAGTCAAAGAAATTAAAGCTGTAGCTTATCGATACAACGATTTTTACGTCAATCTGGAGAACCAATCCGCATTTTTGCTTTACCGAGCTGGAAAACTATCTGAAAACTGGTTGAAACAGTGGCAGGAACTTCAACTAACCGCAGAAAATGTCCCCACGAGTGCTCTGCCAGCTGAAGTCCTTGAAAGAGTAATTCGATATACCGAAATCGTTCCAGTGCGTGCCGCATGGAATTCGAACCGCCAGAAATTGGAGCAAGTTCACCTCATTGCGGGGTGTTTTGGTGTGCTGCACCATACAAAAGTTGCTTCCCCCTTCCCCAAAGATGTGGGGGCACTTCCGATCAAAGATTTTGAAGTTGTTACCAATTTGTTACAAAAAAACTTCCCCCAGCACCAATCCTGGAGGCTGGAACTGATCCCGGATGCTTTTCAGGAGCAATTGCGGGCAGCGATTCGGATTCGGTTGAACCAGGGAATTGAATCTGGCAGAAAACTGGCACTGAATTCTTGGCAGGCAGCCACCAACAGTGGGAAAGAAATACCTTCTGATTGGCCAAAAATCGCCAAAGTCCTTACCTCAGAAGATGCAGAAGCCTGGCGTGAAGTGATGAAGTGGCTGCAGCGATTACTGGAACCCGAGGCACCATTGTTGCTGGAAGAGGCAACAACTTTCGTAAATAGCCCCGAATTCACTCTGGAATTTGCTGAAGTTCGACTGGAAGTACCAGAGCGCCTACTCCCGGAATCAATCCGTCTGGATGGCAATATCGCAATATTGCACACTAGCAATTCAGGAAAAGAGGATTTGGTGCTGTCGCAAATCGATACTTCTTCTGTTTCCAATCAGGTGCGGCAGTACCCACTGAAAAGTAAAGAGCGGCTGATCATTAAGTACATACCTGGAAACGACTTAGAAATTATTGCCCGTTTCAAAGGCCTGAAAACCGGGCGGGAATATCAGTTTGTTTGGAAGGCCGATTCCCGCACCTATCAATTTGATTGCTTCTACCAGACACCTACCTATTTTGTCACTGCCCTGGGTGGGGATAAGCCCACGCCCGCAATGGGCGTTCAATTGAAAGTAATCGATGGAAAAATACCCACGATACCTGCCCTGCTCCCCCAGCTGAAAAAATTTCCCTTGAACTGA
- a CDS encoding MotA/TolQ/ExbB proton channel family protein has protein sequence MRKQGIAYLLPTLFCLVPGILGLLIFFAIPSEAMRDYLARIKNSPIDWVILGLGSLLFSAQTYLAWHALRWQIDDFNEKPDRWLNHLASAAEWFPLLGLIGTVAAILQTFSSIGAPGATPEDTMPREIIRRYAPAITATGSGLFMALMNILPTWTVQIGRDIIRSLAGTPLPREDQR, from the coding sequence GTGCGAAAACAAGGTATTGCGTATCTTTTACCAACCTTATTCTGTCTGGTACCAGGCATTCTGGGCCTGCTGATCTTTTTTGCCATTCCTAGCGAAGCGATGCGGGATTATCTTGCAAGGATCAAAAATTCGCCCATCGATTGGGTCATCCTTGGGTTAGGATCACTACTTTTTTCTGCACAGACTTACCTGGCATGGCATGCCCTGCGGTGGCAGATCGACGACTTTAATGAGAAGCCAGATCGTTGGCTGAATCACCTCGCCAGTGCTGCCGAATGGTTTCCACTGCTGGGATTAATCGGAACGGTGGCTGCCATCCTGCAAACATTCAGTTCGATTGGTGCACCGGGTGCTACACCGGAAGATACGATGCCACGGGAAATCATCAGACGTTATGCACCGGCAATTACGGCAACAGGAAGTGGGTTATTTATGGCATTAATGAATATTCTGCCAACCTGGACTGTTCAAATTGGGCGAGATATTATCCGTTCTCTTGCTGGTACCCCCCTGCCCCGCGAGGATCAACGGTAA
- a CDS encoding thioesterase family protein: MSSPEHGICEIRVRYAETDRMGFLHHANYLIYFEQARTDLLRSNGSTYRKMEDEGYLLVITKAEVKYLRPAHYDDVLVIRTSVKRITPVRIEHIYEVTRGTERIATGETTLACVNREGKLQALPDWFLDLKQSAGSS; encoded by the coding sequence ATGAGTAGCCCGGAACACGGAATTTGCGAAATCCGAGTTCGTTATGCAGAAACGGATCGCATGGGTTTCCTCCACCATGCCAATTACCTGATTTATTTTGAACAGGCTCGCACCGATTTATTGCGTTCAAATGGTTCAACTTACCGAAAAATGGAAGACGAAGGGTATCTGCTGGTCATCACCAAAGCAGAGGTAAAATACCTACGCCCTGCACATTATGATGATGTGCTTGTTATTCGCACCAGTGTCAAACGAATTACACCCGTGCGAATCGAGCACATTTATGAAGTGACTAGAGGCACAGAACGTATTGCGACAGGCGAGACAACTCTTGCCTGTGTTAATCGTGAAGGCAAACTACAGGCACTGCCTGACTGGTTTTTAGATTTGAAGCAATCGGCTGGTAGCAGTTGA
- a CDS encoding S26 family signal peptidase yields the protein MLAKIFRFIIGRPSPESRKKNSHGDATREVVETVVFVISLVLILKLFVAEAFVIPTGSMADTLWGDQIVVECSECKHKFPVSFSNGEHQENDIRGMGLPVACQNCGFEQFARVADWATGDRVLVAKYDHHIRAPKRFEVPVFKFPQEPYKQVTGANDYAHMNYIKRLVGLPGETIGILGGDLFVYRGELYPDLPKPDSRMDLWKKDFCYVSNAKSISLFQEGKFELIRKSPDEILNMKRLVFDTDHLPSSVRGASQTRWHIHPDSAQAAGWQENEKKFIHNGPDLGWIRYQHVQPGWDRSTNIRQPAPIRDFLAYNKGTSSTANVVDLIIEAEAEFNSSQAKISFELARYGVVYHVDFVGGKCLLSKSTLNQVPVAFAESTTKIVDSGKFAIRVANVDCRLTVWVDGKVLDFSGKNDYPPTLSIPADSDPRDVNEPIRIGASGDISLGKLKLFRDIYYLPNESSHTVPETYFVQPGHYLCFGDNCIASADSRSWGTVPERLMLGRAVAVYYPISRWGLIK from the coding sequence ATGCTAGCAAAGATATTTCGGTTTATCATCGGTCGACCATCGCCTGAATCACGAAAAAAGAACAGCCACGGCGACGCCACACGAGAAGTAGTGGAGACTGTCGTGTTTGTAATTTCGCTCGTTTTAATCCTCAAACTCTTTGTAGCAGAAGCATTTGTCATCCCCACCGGGTCGATGGCAGATACTCTCTGGGGCGACCAGATTGTGGTCGAATGCAGCGAATGCAAGCATAAGTTTCCCGTCTCATTTTCCAATGGAGAACACCAGGAAAACGACATTCGTGGAATGGGATTACCGGTTGCCTGCCAGAATTGTGGTTTTGAGCAGTTTGCACGTGTTGCTGATTGGGCAACGGGTGACCGTGTTCTCGTAGCAAAATACGATCACCATATCCGTGCACCAAAACGCTTTGAAGTTCCAGTGTTCAAGTTCCCTCAGGAACCTTACAAACAGGTAACAGGCGCAAACGATTACGCCCACATGAATTACATTAAACGCCTTGTTGGCTTACCTGGTGAGACGATTGGTATCCTCGGCGGCGATCTGTTTGTTTATCGTGGTGAATTATATCCAGATTTACCAAAGCCAGATTCCAGGATGGATTTGTGGAAGAAAGATTTCTGTTATGTATCAAACGCCAAAAGTATCTCACTTTTTCAAGAAGGGAAGTTTGAACTGATACGAAAATCGCCTGACGAAATTCTGAACATGAAAAGGCTGGTATTTGATACAGATCACCTCCCTTCTAGTGTGCGTGGTGCCTCTCAAACCCGCTGGCATATTCATCCGGACAGTGCTCAAGCTGCTGGATGGCAAGAAAATGAGAAAAAGTTCATTCATAATGGGCCAGATTTGGGTTGGATTCGCTATCAACATGTCCAACCTGGGTGGGATCGTTCAACGAACATTCGCCAACCCGCACCGATTCGGGATTTTCTCGCTTACAACAAAGGTACATCCTCAACCGCAAACGTTGTGGATTTAATTATTGAGGCAGAGGCTGAATTTAATTCCTCTCAGGCCAAAATATCGTTTGAGTTAGCCCGCTATGGTGTGGTATATCATGTGGATTTTGTTGGTGGGAAGTGCTTGTTGAGTAAATCGACACTGAATCAGGTGCCTGTTGCTTTTGCAGAGTCAACCACCAAAATTGTTGATAGTGGCAAGTTCGCCATCCGGGTTGCTAATGTCGATTGTCGCCTGACGGTTTGGGTAGACGGCAAGGTTCTTGATTTTAGTGGCAAAAATGACTATCCCCCTACTCTGTCAATCCCTGCGGATTCCGACCCACGTGATGTGAATGAACCAATCCGCATTGGAGCCAGTGGAGACATTTCCTTGGGTAAACTCAAATTGTTTCGTGATATTTACTATCTTCCAAACGAGTCATCTCATACGGTACCTGAGACATATTTCGTTCAACCTGGGCATTACTTGTGTTTCGGTGATAATTGCATTGCATCTGCAGACAGTAGGTCCTGGGGAACAGTACCCGAACGACTGATGTTAGGGCGTGCGGTGGCTGTCTATTATCCAATTTCACGGTGGGGTTTAATTAAATGA
- the lepB gene encoding signal peptidase I yields MAPIGDKTEILPLSVETVPQSTELDAAPESATQHPVTITETGFHYKSPGLFRRSIEHFAIFLITILFLRVIAVEPYGVPTGSMAPSLIGNHFVKACPRCHYPVVLGQSEPVGGHPTGFCPNCGKSNIDMQEVRTVPGDRVLVDKTIYHLRHPRRWEIAVFMNPSDLSKPYVKRVIGLPGEKLLIKNGDIWVNGELIRKSFSEVQECMIPIFDADFCPPGGWYRRWYSENQEPSFNATATVAPPEWLKIYHKELAIHAKDSTLPRLAGYWQTSIDQNHVEVLKDQFSYNGDPTGNSHYAIHEFILSFEAQFQGSGELIAGINDGANQVRVALSTNDQANVGKFLVDQKLVSTFPHQTLGNDGKVMVELSFVDRRLIVAINGRPCFTHDLPVATSFQDVRSPCVVGARGIDTHFRNIRIYRDIYYRPTGQHAVQKELPIAQNHYYLLGDNSANSDDSRSWKIPTVPERNFLGKPFFLHQPSKANGWGGIKSTRGFQIDWQRVRLLR; encoded by the coding sequence GTGGCTCCGATTGGTGATAAAACAGAGATCCTACCCCTTTCAGTGGAAACTGTTCCCCAATCTACAGAACTCGACGCAGCACCCGAATCTGCTACTCAACATCCTGTCACCATCACTGAAACAGGATTTCATTACAAATCACCAGGACTTTTCCGCAGATCGATCGAACATTTCGCCATATTCCTGATCACGATCCTTTTTTTGCGGGTAATTGCCGTAGAACCGTATGGAGTTCCCACTGGAAGCATGGCGCCCAGCCTGATTGGAAATCACTTCGTCAAGGCTTGCCCTCGATGTCATTACCCAGTGGTATTAGGCCAGTCGGAACCAGTGGGCGGCCATCCAACTGGCTTTTGTCCGAACTGTGGGAAATCAAACATTGATATGCAGGAAGTCCGCACCGTTCCTGGCGACCGAGTGTTGGTTGACAAAACAATTTATCATTTGCGTCACCCACGTCGCTGGGAAATTGCAGTTTTCATGAACCCATCTGATTTGTCCAAACCCTATGTGAAACGAGTCATCGGACTGCCTGGTGAAAAATTACTGATCAAAAACGGAGACATCTGGGTAAATGGCGAACTCATTCGAAAATCCTTCAGTGAAGTTCAGGAATGTATGATTCCTATTTTTGATGCAGATTTTTGCCCACCTGGTGGATGGTATCGCAGGTGGTATTCCGAAAACCAGGAACCATCTTTCAACGCCACCGCAACGGTAGCACCACCAGAATGGTTAAAAATTTATCATAAAGAGTTGGCGATCCACGCGAAAGACAGCACCCTGCCCCGTCTGGCTGGATATTGGCAAACATCAATTGACCAAAATCATGTCGAAGTTCTGAAAGATCAATTTAGTTATAATGGGGATCCCACTGGGAACAGTCATTATGCTATCCATGAATTTATCCTCTCCTTCGAAGCGCAATTCCAGGGGTCTGGCGAGTTAATTGCGGGAATCAATGATGGTGCGAACCAGGTGCGAGTTGCTTTATCAACCAATGATCAGGCCAATGTGGGCAAATTCCTGGTTGACCAGAAACTGGTAAGCACTTTTCCGCACCAGACTTTGGGAAATGATGGCAAAGTGATGGTGGAACTATCGTTTGTTGATCGACGATTGATCGTTGCAATTAATGGTCGGCCTTGTTTTACGCATGATTTGCCTGTCGCTACCAGTTTTCAGGATGTACGATCTCCATGTGTTGTTGGTGCACGAGGGATTGATACCCACTTTCGTAATATTCGGATCTATCGAGATATTTACTATCGCCCAACTGGCCAGCATGCTGTTCAGAAGGAACTCCCAATCGCCCAAAATCATTATTATCTGTTGGGAGATAATTCTGCGAACTCCGACGATAGTCGTTCATGGAAAATCCCCACGGTGCCGGAACGGAATTTTCTCGGTAAACCATTCTTTTTACACCAGCCTAGCAAAGCGAATGGTTGGGGAGGTATTAAGTCAACTCGTGGTTTCCAGATTGATTGGCAAAGAGTCCGGTTGTTAAGATAA
- the lepA gene encoding translation elongation factor 4: MPAPKYIRNFSIVAHIDHGKSTLADQFLLQTGTITQREFREQLLDGMDLERERGITIQMHPVTLNYRYQGEDYELNLIDTPGHVDFTYEVSRSLAACEGAVLLADAFQGVQAQTVANAYLAIENDLTIVPALNKIDLPTARPEAVMAEMETAVGVLAEDCLMVSGKTGIGVPDLIHAIIDRVPPPSGDPSAPLKALIYNSHFDSFKGVVIYIRIFEGTMKIGQKIVLMRGRKEYTVVGLGQFRPHMVSCDSLGTGQVGFVLAQIKNIQEVHIGDTITEADNPTLEPLAGYKEPQPMVFSGLYPVNNNDFEQLREALNRLKLNDSSFTFLPEVSEGLGFGFRCGFLGMLHREIIGQRLERDCELDLVHTAPNVTYQILKTDGSEILVNNPQDVPDAGQIKEFREPIVKINFLLPSKCIGDIMQMASDRRGIYLKTEYLSPERVFISYELPLAEMIYDLYDKLKSVTSGYGTMDYEFLEFRPADLVRLDVLVHAKKVDALSIIVHRNQAERRGRKLISKLREEIDRHMFEIALQAAIGSRVIARETITALRKNVTAKCYGGDITRKRKLWAKQAAGKKKMKQIGQVEIPQEAFLAVLESDQ, from the coding sequence ATGCCTGCGCCGAAATATATTCGCAATTTTTCAATTGTAGCCCACATCGACCATGGGAAAAGTACCCTTGCCGACCAGTTTCTGTTGCAAACGGGAACCATCACTCAGCGTGAATTCCGTGAGCAACTTCTGGATGGTATGGATTTAGAGCGTGAACGGGGCATTACTATTCAAATGCACCCTGTCACCCTGAATTACCGTTACCAGGGCGAAGATTATGAATTAAATCTCATCGATACCCCTGGTCACGTGGATTTCACGTACGAAGTCTCTCGTAGTCTGGCAGCGTGTGAGGGTGCGGTGCTCCTCGCCGATGCATTTCAGGGAGTTCAGGCGCAAACTGTTGCCAATGCGTACCTTGCGATCGAAAATGATCTGACCATCGTTCCTGCGTTGAATAAGATCGACCTCCCTACTGCCCGCCCAGAAGCAGTGATGGCTGAAATGGAAACTGCCGTTGGTGTGCTGGCGGAAGACTGCCTCATGGTGAGCGGTAAGACGGGTATTGGAGTTCCCGATCTGATTCATGCAATTATTGATCGGGTACCCCCACCTTCCGGTGATCCCTCGGCCCCACTGAAAGCTTTGATATACAACAGCCATTTTGATTCATTCAAAGGCGTGGTGATTTACATCCGCATCTTTGAAGGCACGATGAAAATTGGCCAGAAAATCGTTCTGATGCGCGGACGGAAAGAATACACTGTCGTTGGGTTGGGTCAGTTTCGACCCCATATGGTGTCTTGCGATTCACTCGGAACCGGACAAGTAGGCTTTGTATTAGCCCAGATCAAAAACATTCAGGAAGTTCACATTGGTGACACGATCACCGAAGCGGACAACCCCACCCTGGAACCACTTGCTGGCTATAAAGAGCCACAACCAATGGTTTTTTCGGGTTTATACCCTGTCAACAACAACGATTTTGAGCAACTCCGGGAAGCTCTGAACCGCTTAAAATTGAACGATTCCAGCTTTACCTTCTTACCAGAGGTGTCTGAAGGCCTTGGGTTTGGATTTCGGTGTGGTTTTCTAGGAATGTTGCACCGCGAAATCATTGGGCAGCGGCTCGAGCGTGATTGTGAACTTGACCTGGTCCACACAGCACCAAACGTTACATACCAGATCTTAAAGACCGACGGGTCCGAAATCCTGGTGAACAACCCACAAGATGTACCAGATGCAGGACAAATCAAGGAATTTCGAGAGCCGATCGTTAAAATTAATTTCCTGCTTCCATCGAAATGCATTGGCGACATCATGCAGATGGCTTCAGATCGTCGTGGGATCTATCTGAAAACAGAATATTTGTCTCCAGAACGAGTTTTTATCAGTTACGAATTGCCCCTCGCAGAAATGATTTACGACTTGTACGACAAGCTAAAATCTGTTACCAGCGGTTATGGAACCATGGATTACGAGTTTCTCGAGTTCCGCCCTGCTGATCTGGTTCGATTGGATGTTCTGGTGCACGCTAAAAAAGTGGATGCGCTGTCCATTATCGTCCACCGCAATCAGGCAGAGCGACGTGGGAGAAAACTAATCTCGAAACTACGAGAAGAAATTGATCGTCACATGTTTGAGATTGCGTTGCAGGCAGCGATAGGCAGCCGTGTGATTGCTCGTGAAACGATTACTGCTCTTCGAAAAAACGTCACCGCTAAGTGCTATGGGGGTGACATCACTCGAAAGCGCAAACTGTGGGCGAAACAAGCCGCTGGGAAAAAGAAAATGAAACAGATTGGTCAAGTAGAGATACCCCAGGAGGCATTCCTGGCGGTATTGGAATCTGATCAGTAA
- a CDS encoding TlpA disulfide reductase family protein — protein sequence MKNFLMMIAFSFCWQIDAPSASADDVKLEKVTFEQLKKAVESHKGKVVVLDIWGTFCPPCKAKYPHLVAMHHKLKDKGLVIISLSVDFTDEEKDVVDFLQSQKAVFPNYLLDDSEENKVKWDKIWQHNSLPAIHIFGKDGTKVESLIGEKAGKMLDEIVEKHLVVK from the coding sequence ATGAAAAATTTTCTAATGATGATAGCTTTCTCATTTTGTTGGCAGATTGATGCCCCAAGTGCGAGTGCAGATGATGTGAAACTCGAGAAGGTTACATTTGAGCAGCTGAAAAAAGCCGTTGAAAGCCACAAGGGAAAAGTGGTGGTCCTGGATATCTGGGGGACTTTTTGCCCACCTTGCAAAGCGAAATACCCCCACTTGGTGGCCATGCACCACAAACTGAAAGATAAGGGATTGGTTATCATTAGTCTCAGCGTGGACTTCACGGATGAAGAAAAGGATGTGGTAGATTTCCTGCAATCGCAAAAAGCGGTATTTCCGAACTATCTTTTGGATGACTCGGAGGAAAATAAGGTAAAGTGGGACAAAATATGGCAGCACAACAGCCTTCCTGCAATCCACATTTTCGGTAAAGACGGCACAAAAGTAGAATCCCTTATTGGTGAAAAAGCTGGCAAAATGCTGGATGAAATTGTCGAAAAACATCTTGTAGTCAAATAA